In one window of Heterodontus francisci isolate sHetFra1 chromosome X, sHetFra1.hap1, whole genome shotgun sequence DNA:
- the bcdin3d gene encoding pre-miRNA 5'-monophosphate methyltransferase, with product MAASMHEVKPEQMKAENGECEPGAAPYGNFINYYRFNPPGERLRLIPAADLAEVFPGGGAVALDVGCNCGDFSVAMYKHLCDLKQNLMWVSPDGIDLKLLGCDIDADLIQRATESNSFPESISYVTLDVMDPASREAVLKPYLDKFHRTTFDICFCMSVTMWIHLNHGDKGLLDFLLCVSELCEALLIEPQPWKCYRAAARRLRKLGQSRFDHFKTLSIKGDVAEKIQQFLITDCKMELVRCFGSTSWDRSILLFKKCSLSQD from the exons ATGGCGGCCTCCATGCATGAGGTGAAGCCTGAGCAAATGAAGGCGGAAAATGGAGAGTGTGAGCCCGGAGCGGCGCCGTACGGGAACTTTATTAATTATTATCGTTTTAATCCCCCAGGCGAGCGGTTGCGACTGATACCGGCCGCCGATTTAGCGGAAGTATTCCCGGGAGGAGGAGCGGTGGCGCTGGACGTGGGCTGTAACTGTGGG GATTTCAGCGTTGCCATGTATAAGCACCTTTGTGATCTGAAACAAAACCTGATGTGGGTTTCTCCAGATGGAATAGACCTGAAGCTACTTGGTTGTGACATTGATGCTGACCTGATTCAAAGAGCCACTGAATCCAATTCCTTTCCCGAATCCATTTCGTACGTTACTTTGGATGTCATGGACCCTGCTTCCCGTGAGGCCGTGTTAAAGCCATACTTGGACAAATTCCACCGCACTACTTTTGATATTTGCTTTTGTATGTCTGTGACGATGTGGATCCATCTCAATCATGGTGACAAAGGGCTGCTGGATTTCCTATTGTGTGTATCAGAACTTTGCGAGGCTTTACTGATTGAACCGCAGCCTTGGAAGTGCTACCGAGCTGCAGCCCGCAGGCTGCGTAAGCTGGGCCAAAGCAGGTTTGACCACTTCAAAACCCTCTCTATTAAAGGGGATGTGGCAGAGAAGATTCAACAGTTCTTGATAACTGATTGCAAGATGGAACTGGTCCGGTGTTTTGGGAGCACTAGTTGGGACAGGAGTatactgctttttaaaaaatgttccttGAGCCAAGACTGA